ATTCGATTTTTTTCCGCAACCCGCTCGCCGAGCCTTCTTCAAGTTTTCTTAATTTAATACCTCGCTCTTAATTCCCTGACGAACTTTAGGAGGATTTATGAGCGCTATACGCACATTTTCTATTATTATTTTTTTCCTATTTTCGCTTCCGATCTTCTCCGAAGCGAAACGACTAGAAGAAATTCTGGACATTCTTGCAACGGAACATCCCGAAGCAAAATCATTAGCCGGGGTTTCCCATGCACATAAATCGCATTCGGACGCATCCGGTATTCTACCCGATCCGAAGATAGGATTCGCGTATCGAAATTATCCGACTCGCAACGGCTACTCTCTGAACGGGAACCGGGCCTTGGATACCCCTACGATGACGGGTATGGAATTCTCCGTTTCCCAAGAATTTCCTTTTCCCGGGAAGCTCGGCACTGAAAAAAGAATTTCCAAAATTATGGAGAACGAAGCGACTCTCGGCTATTTGGTCGGAGTCAATCGAATGCTAGGCGATTTCTTTATTCGCTTAAATCGCTTTCAACGGATTGAAAAGAAAAAACAAATCAATGGCAGAATTTTGGATTTACTTAATGCGCAGAAATCCATTGCCGAAGGATATTATTCCGCGGGAACTGTGCCTTTGACGGGAGCCCTGAAGGCTTCTATCGCAAAGACGGATGCATTAGAAAAGGAAGCGGAGTACGGCACAAATTTAAAGGATTTAACGTCTCAGCTCGAATACTACAAGGTATTAGATCGGGTTTCTCTTGCCGATTTATTTCAGATTAATTTGGATTCGTTTTTAGAAGAAAGTCTTCAGCGATTGAACGGCTTGGCAAATTCAGGAGTTCCCGCAGTCGAGGAAACTCCTGATTATAAGATATTATTGGCCGAAGAGAAGAGACTGAAAGAGCAGACTAAATTGACAAAATATTCCCTCGCTCCGCAAACGGAGGTATTCTTTTCATACATGAAGAGAAAATCCCAAACGTTCTCGGCGGATACGGGTCCGCTAAACTATAGTTTGATGGATACCACCGAATATAGGGGCGATTTATTCAGCTTCGGCATCAATATGCGTGTTCCGGTCTGGTCAGCTTTGAAATGGAATTCGATAACCGGCGAAACGGAACACCTGGCCGAAGTCGGAAAGGATGCGGTAGATAAGACTCGCGCCCAGATGGTTTCGGAAATCAATCGGGGAATAGAGGTGATCCGAGGAACTTCCAATCAAATTCAAATCATCGAAAAGAAACTGATACCGGAGATGGAAAAAGCTGCGAGAGCGAGCGCGTCACTTTACGCTCCAGGCAAGGCAAATATCCAAGATACTCTTCTTGCCCAGACGGAAGTTTTAAATGCGAAGATCCGATTGGAAGATCTACGCGAGCGCAAAAATGAAACCATCTTAAATATGCTCAAGCTTCTTAGCCTAATTTACCAAGACCAGAAAGTTCCTAAGCATGAAAAGCATCAACCGGAAGTCACATTGGGAAGAGGTCGCGAATGAGACGTACAAATAAGAATAGCGAGCTTAGCTCAAGATCTTTCCAGTATTCCGGGAAATTCGCAGTTATTGCAGGTGTGGTATCCTTATTTCTTTTACTAGTCTCCTGCGGAAAGAAGAAAGAAATTTATTATTGCCCAATGCATCCGACTTATACTTCGGATCGCCCCGGGACTTGTCCGATCTGTGGGATGGATTTGGTAAAGAAAGAAGCCGATCCGGCTCACCAAAATTATTCGAGTACCGAGCCGAACATAGAATCATCAAAGAAAGAAACGATTCCTAACTCGTCCGAGGAAGCGATCGACGCCTCTCGCAGGGAAGAAGGGCCTTCCGAAATCTTTCTTTCCGCCGAAAAACAGCAATCGATCGGTATTAAGACGGACTTGGTACTTCGCAGAAATTTGATCAAGAAGTTGACCGTATACTCGAACGTTGCGTACGATCCGGAGCTATACGCGGCCCTAACCGAATATAAGGAAGCTCTTCGATCTTCGGAAGCCATATCCGAGGCTGGATCTTCGATCAGCTTGACAAATTTACAAATGCGCCTTAGACAATTAGGCCTATCCACGGATCAAATTCGAGTCTGGTCTTCCCAACAAAGAGAGCCTTCCGAATTAATCTTGGGAGGTAAGGCGGGACGAGCCCATA
The sequence above is a segment of the Leptospira fainei serovar Hurstbridge str. BUT 6 genome. Coding sequences within it:
- a CDS encoding efflux RND transporter periplasmic adaptor subunit; its protein translation is MRRTNKNSELSSRSFQYSGKFAVIAGVVSLFLLLVSCGKKKEIYYCPMHPTYTSDRPGTCPICGMDLVKKEADPAHQNYSSTEPNIESSKKETIPNSSEEAIDASRREEGPSEIFLSAEKQQSIGIKTDLVLRRNLIKKLTVYSNVAYDPELYAALTEYKEALRSSEAISEAGSSISLTNLQMRLRQLGLSTDQIRVWSSQQREPSELILGGKAGRAHIYSQIYESDLSTAKVGLPFIFKTDVYPNKEFKGKIKSIDTILDKNSRTLRLRSEVSDPQHLLKPQMFGEARIEVSLPAILTLPTSAILDTGMRKMAYIQTGPDRFRPVEIQTGRTVDSWTEVISGVKEGERVVAESTFLIDSEAKIRFGNNAHSH
- a CDS encoding TolC family protein, which produces MSAIRTFSIIIFFLFSLPIFSEAKRLEEILDILATEHPEAKSLAGVSHAHKSHSDASGILPDPKIGFAYRNYPTRNGYSLNGNRALDTPTMTGMEFSVSQEFPFPGKLGTEKRISKIMENEATLGYLVGVNRMLGDFFIRLNRFQRIEKKKQINGRILDLLNAQKSIAEGYYSAGTVPLTGALKASIAKTDALEKEAEYGTNLKDLTSQLEYYKVLDRVSLADLFQINLDSFLEESLQRLNGLANSGVPAVEETPDYKILLAEEKRLKEQTKLTKYSLAPQTEVFFSYMKRKSQTFSADTGPLNYSLMDTTEYRGDLFSFGINMRVPVWSALKWNSITGETEHLAEVGKDAVDKTRAQMVSEINRGIEVIRGTSNQIQIIEKKLIPEMEKAARASASLYAPGKANIQDTLLAQTEVLNAKIRLEDLRERKNETILNMLKLLSLIYQDQKVPKHEKHQPEVTLGRGRE